A DNA window from Solanum lycopersicum chromosome 3, SLM_r2.1 contains the following coding sequences:
- the CYP734A7 gene encoding castasterone 26-hydroxylase, protein MEGFCFQWLCVILFLYVLLLCIQKAFVHLWWTPKIIQKHFKKQGITGPKYHFLFGNLKEIASFTTPSWPSTFTSHDILPNVLPFYHHWKKIYGSIFVIWFGPTARVTISDPALIRDIFVLKSDNFEKNESPALVKKLEGDGLLSLKGEKWAHHRKIITPTFYIENLRLMIPMMGKSMKEMLDKWSKMSNASGKVEIEVSEMFSTLAEDVITRIVFGNSYEDGKAIFELQAQQMIYATEAYQKVFIPGYRFLPSKKNRICWRLDKQVRKSLMKLIEERRKKEEVLSEECPNDLLEVMIKAGSDDEYRNTITVNDIVEECKTIFFAGKHTTSNLLTWTTILLAMHPKWQELARDEVLTVCGARDPPSKQQISKLKTLGMIINESVRLYPPAVAAIRRAKVDTQLGDFTLPRGTELLIPIIAIHHDQTLWGQDANEFNPARFGLGVAQAAKHPMAFMPFGLGARRCVGQNLAVLQAKLAIAMILQRFSFDLSPNYRHAPTILMLLCPQYGAPIIFQKL, encoded by the exons ATGGAAGGATTTTGCTTTCAATGGTTATGTGTTATTCTATTTTTGTATGTGTTACTGTTGTGTATACAGAAAGCATTTGTTCATCTTTGGTGGACaccaaaaataattcaaaaacacTTCAAGAAGCAAGGTATCACAGGTCCTAAATACCATTTTCTCTTTGGTAACCTCAAAGAAATTGCAAGTTTCACTACTCCATCTTGGCCTTCCACTTTTACCTCTCATGACATTCTTCCCAATGTTCTCCCCTTCTACCATCATTGGAAGAAAATCTATG GTTCAATATTTGTTATATGGTTTGGACCAACGGCTCGTGTCACCATTTCTGATCCAGCTTTAATTAGGGATATATTCGTCCTGAAATCagataattttgagaaaaatgagtcACCAGCCCTTGTCAAGAAGCTTGAAGGTGATGGTTTGCttagtctcaaaggtgaaaaaTGGGCTCACCATAGGAAGATTATTACTCCTACATTCTACATAGAAAATCTCAGG CTAATGATTCCCATGATGGGAAAGAGCATGAAGGAGATGTTAGACAAATGGTCAAAAATGTCAAACGCCAGCGGAAAAGTAGAGATTGAAGTATCAGAAATGTTCTCAACATTAGCAGAAGATGTCATTACGCGTATTGTGTTTGGAAACAGCTACGAAGATGGTAAAGCCATCTTTGAGTTACAAGCACAACAAATGATTTATGCCACCGAAGCTTATCAAAAAGTATTCATCCCTGGATACAG GTTTTTGCCTAGTAAAAAGAATAGAATATGTTGGAGATTGGATAAACAAGTGCGTAAATCTCTGATGAAACTGattgaagaaagaagaaaaaaagaagaggttTTGTCAGAAGAATGTCCGAATGATTTATTGGAAGTGATGATCAAAGCAGGTAGTGAtgatgaatatagaaatactatCACAGTTAATGACATTGTCGAAGAATGCAAGACCATTTTCTTTGCCGGCAAACATACCACGTCTAATTTGCTGACGTGGACCACCATTTTACTAGCCATGCATCCTAAGTGGCAGGAATTAGCACGTGATGAAGTTTTAACTGTCTGTGGAGCACGTGATCCTCCATCTAAACAACAAATTTCAAAGCTTAAGACG CTAGGAATGATAATTAACGAATCTGTGCGGCTATATCCACCAGCAGTGGCAGCAATTAGACGAGCAAAAGTTGATACACAACTAGGGGATTTCACATTACCTAGAGGGACTGAACTCCTTATACCAATTATAGCAATCCATCACGATCAAACACTATGGGGACAAGATGCTAACGAATTTAATCCAGCAAGATTTGGTCTAGGAGTAGCACAAGCAGCAAAACACCCCATGGCGTTCATGCCTTTTGGCCTCGGCGCGCGGCGATGCGTCGGCCAAAATTTAGCAGTGTTACAAGCTAAATTAGCAATAGCTATGATCTTGCAGCGGTTTTCTTTTGATCTTTCTCCAAATTACCGACATGCTCCTACTATTTTGATGCTCTTATGTCCACAATATGGTGCTCCTATTATATTCCAAAAGTTGTAG
- the LOC101252763 gene encoding BIIDXI-like protein At5g11420 produces the protein MKMKKMGILNIVLLFATINVALSVQDGLLPNGNFEQGPKASQMKGTKVTDPHAIPHWEISGYVEYIRSGQTQGDMLLPVPEGAFAVRLGEDASIKTRVTNVTSGSFYSLSFNFARTCAQEEKLNVSVSPNTEPNDWGMLPMQTMYSSDGWDSYSWGFLAQANEIEITLHNPAVEKDPACGPLIDFIALKALKNPHRQRGNMLKNGNFEEGPYIFPNTSWGVLIPPNIEDDHSPLPGWMIESLKAVKYIDAEHFTVPEGKRAIELVAGRESAIAQIVRTQKGKVYDLMFSVGDASNSCQGSMLIEAFAGKITLRVPYESAGKGGFKRAKLRFTAVTERTRVRFLSTYYHMKNDHSGSLCGPVVDDMRLVGVRHP, from the exons atgaaaatgaagaaaatgggAATACTGAATATAGTGCTGCTCTTTGCCACCATAAATGTTGCTTTATCTGTACAAGACG GATTATTGCCTAATGGAAACTTCGAGCAAGGTCCAAAAGCATCACAAATGAAGGGCACAAAAGTGACAGACCCACACGCAATACCTCACTGGGAAATATCAGGCTATGTAGAATACATTAGATCAGGACAAACACAAGGTGATATGTTGCTTCCCGTGCCTGAAGGAGCTTTCGCTGTTAGGCTTGGGGAAGACGCCTCCATCAAGACCAGAGTCACGAATGTCACTAGTGGGTCTTTCTACTCTCTGTCTTTCAACTTTGCTAGGACTTGTGCTCAAGAAGAGAAACTCAATGTGTCGGTGTCGCCTAACACTGAACCTAATGACTGGGGAATGCTTCCTATGCAGACTATGTATAGTAGTGATGGTTGGGACTCCTATTCATGGGGTTTCTTGGCTCAAGCTAATGAGATTGAAATCACTTTACACAATCCAGCAGTTGAGAAGGACCCAGCTTGTGGCCCACTCATTGATTTCATCGCTCTCAAAGCTCTAAAAAACCCACATAGACAAAGAG GCAACATGTTGAAGAACGGAAACTTTGAAGAGGGTCCATATATCTTCCCCAACACAAGCTGGGGTGTTCTAATTCCTCCAAACATCGAGGATGATCACTCACCTTTGCCTGGATGGATGATTGAATCTCTCAAGGCAGTAAAATACATTGATGCTGAACACTTCACCGTGCCAGAGGGCAAACGCGCCATCGAGCTTGTGGCTGGAAGAGAAAGCGCAATAGCACAAATAGTGAGGACTCAAAAGGGAAAAGTGTATGACCTTATGTTCTCAGTTGGAGATGCAAGCAATTCCTGCCAAGGGTCTATGCTTATAGAGGCATTTGCTGGAAAGATCACTTTGCGAGTCCCCTATGAATCTGCAGGTAAAGGAGGATTCAAACGGGCCAAGCTTCGGTTCACCGCAGTAACTGAGCGCACCAGAGTCAGGTTCTTGAGCACATACTACCACATGAAGAATGATCATTCTGGCTCCTTGTGTGGTCCTGTGGTTGATGATATGAGATTAGTTGGGGTTCGCCATCCATAA
- the LOC101263599 gene encoding protein AGENET DOMAIN (AGD)-CONTAINING P1-like gives MASNFEKSHCFIDNLKARIKKLAFKTQDTTKLFQRGDQVEVASQEWGYIGAYYTATIVSPIGNSLYRVRYKNLVNDDKSDLLVEIVNASEIRPVPPKHETLLVPEDIHMYDIVDVFDNDGWWIGFISGRHEENYKVYFPTTGENVAYPPHLLRFHQEWNKGNWISSN, from the coding sequence ATGGCATCCAATTTTGAGAAATCTCACTGCTTCATTGACAACTTAAAGGCAAGAATTAAGAAATTGGCATTCAAGACACAAGACACAACAAAATTGTTTCAAAGGGGTGATCAAGTTGAAGTTGCAAGTCAAGAATGGGGTTACATTGGTGCATATTATACCGCGACTATAGTTTCTCCAATCGGAAATTCTCTCTATAGAGTTCGATACAAGAATTTAGTAAACGACGATAAGTCTGATTTACTAGTGGAAATTGTCAATGCTTCTGAGATCCGTCCTGTACCACCTAAACACGAAACGTTATTAGTGCCTGAAGATATTCATATGTACGATATAGTTGATGTGTTCGATAATGATGGATGGTGGATCGGGTTTATCTCTGGAAGACATGAAGAAAATTACAAGGTTTATTTTCCTACTACTGGGGAGAATGTTGCATATCCTCCTCATCTCTTGAGGTTTCATCAAGAATGGAATAAGGGCAATTGGATTTCTTCAAACTAA